A genomic segment from Dietzia psychralcaliphila encodes:
- a CDS encoding sulfite exporter TauE/SafE family protein — translation MEITMIIVVALAVLVGLSLGLLGGGGSILVVPLLTYVGGLDPKEAIATSLFVVGATSLASLVGHARKGRVRWRTGLIFGAAGMVGAFLGGLAGGRIPGTFLMIAFAVMMIATAGAMIRGRKDRDGESQTHQHPLWRILLDGLVVGAATGLVGAGGGFLVVPALVLLAGLPMAAAVGTSLLVISMKSFAGLGGYLTSVSLDWPLVAAVTAAAILGSLVGVRLTSVVPEKALRKGFGYFVLLMGAFVLSQELPFPAAPIILGTVAVLATAAAICMLGFKERCPLRPTTPVAVSMA, via the coding sequence ATGGAGATCACCATGATCATCGTCGTGGCACTGGCCGTCCTGGTCGGGCTGTCCCTGGGCCTGCTCGGCGGGGGCGGTTCCATCCTGGTCGTCCCGCTGCTGACCTACGTCGGCGGTCTCGACCCCAAGGAGGCGATCGCGACCTCCCTGTTCGTGGTCGGTGCCACCTCGCTGGCCAGCCTCGTGGGGCACGCCCGAAAGGGCAGGGTCCGGTGGCGGACGGGGTTGATCTTCGGTGCGGCCGGGATGGTCGGCGCGTTCCTCGGCGGCCTGGCCGGCGGCCGCATCCCCGGCACCTTCCTGATGATCGCCTTCGCCGTGATGATGATCGCCACCGCGGGCGCGATGATCCGGGGACGCAAGGACCGCGACGGCGAGAGCCAGACACATCAGCACCCGTTGTGGCGGATCCTGCTGGACGGGCTCGTGGTGGGCGCCGCGACAGGATTGGTGGGTGCCGGCGGCGGATTCCTCGTGGTCCCGGCCCTCGTGCTCCTGGCCGGCCTACCGATGGCCGCCGCGGTCGGCACCTCGCTGCTCGTGATCTCCATGAAGTCGTTCGCCGGGCTGGGTGGTTACCTGACCTCGGTCAGCCTGGACTGGCCGCTCGTCGCCGCGGTCACCGCGGCCGCGATCCTCGGTTCGCTGGTGGGCGTCCGGCTCACCTCCGTGGTGCCGGAAAAGGCGCTGCGGAAGGGTTTCGGATACTTCGTCCTGCTCATGGGCGCCTTCGTCCTGTCCCAGGAACTGCCCTTCCCGGCCGCACCGATCATCCTGGGCACGGTCGCGGTCCTGGCCACAGCCGCGGCGATCTGCATGCTCGGGTTCAAGGAGCGCTGCCCGCTCCGGCCGACCACACCGGTCGCCGTCAGCATGGCCTGA
- a CDS encoding rhodanese-like domain-containing protein, whose translation MLSTLTTAPTISPADLREAMDGDVPPTVIDVRSPVEYSSVHIRGSYNVPLPLLAEHGEEFASRLPGQVVLICQSGNRARQANERLEAVGIHPDSVTVLDGGIAAFESAGGEVVRGRGPWAMDRQVRMAAGSLVLAGVTATKVVSPKFVYLAGAIGAGLTYSAASNSCAMAAALSRMPWNRSASEPELGTVLDSLPDRS comes from the coding sequence ATGCTCTCCACCCTCACCACCGCGCCCACCATCTCCCCCGCCGACCTGCGCGAGGCGATGGACGGCGACGTCCCACCCACCGTCATCGACGTGCGGTCACCGGTCGAGTACTCCTCGGTCCACATCCGCGGCTCCTACAACGTCCCCCTCCCGCTCCTGGCTGAGCACGGTGAGGAGTTCGCCTCCCGCCTACCGGGTCAGGTCGTCCTCATCTGCCAGTCGGGGAACCGGGCACGCCAGGCCAACGAGCGCCTCGAAGCCGTCGGGATCCACCCCGACTCGGTCACGGTGCTCGACGGTGGCATCGCCGCGTTCGAGTCGGCAGGCGGCGAGGTCGTCCGCGGACGCGGCCCCTGGGCCATGGACCGCCAGGTCCGCATGGCCGCGGGGTCGCTGGTCCTGGCGGGCGTCACCGCCACGAAGGTGGTCTCACCCAAGTTCGTCTACCTCGCCGGCGCGATCGGCGCCGGGTTGACCTACTCGGCCGCGAGCAATTCCTGCGCCATGGCGGCGGCGCTGTCCAGGATGCCGTGGAACCGCTCGGCCTCCGAACCGGAACTCGGCACCGTCCTGGACTCGCTCCCCGACCGCTCCTGA
- a CDS encoding glycosyltransferase family 2 protein produces MTFDPSPSSVAVVTVCTPARAGHLRSQRRALTAHLPGAHHVVVLPERPGSAQLAAELAADGADPLEVPAGRDLPVARCRNTGGDRAVEAGADLVIFLDVDCIPGPELGSRYAELPPDSVGMGPVTYLPEGAGAPDPAELAALTDPHAARPFPEQGLRRLEADEFGMFWSLSFALRADLWKRLRTDFGAFDEQYTGYGAEDTDFGRRLLYRRVPVVLVAGAHAYHRWHPVSDPPVEHLEDLLRNGAHYAERWGEWPAPGWFDQFERMGLVRRLGDGWEAVPARRNAEDGRPGNEG; encoded by the coding sequence ATGACATTCGATCCCTCACCGTCGTCGGTTGCCGTGGTGACCGTGTGCACCCCGGCGCGGGCCGGGCACCTGCGGTCACAGCGCCGGGCATTGACCGCGCACCTGCCGGGCGCCCACCACGTGGTGGTGCTGCCCGAACGGCCCGGTAGTGCGCAACTGGCGGCCGAACTCGCCGCGGACGGTGCGGACCCACTGGAGGTGCCGGCGGGACGGGACCTGCCGGTGGCCCGCTGCCGGAACACGGGAGGGGACCGGGCGGTGGAGGCCGGCGCCGACCTGGTCATCTTCCTGGACGTGGACTGCATACCCGGCCCGGAGCTGGGCTCACGGTACGCGGAGCTGCCGCCCGACTCGGTGGGGATGGGCCCGGTCACCTACCTGCCGGAAGGCGCCGGCGCACCGGACCCCGCCGAACTGGCTGCCCTCACCGACCCGCACGCGGCGCGGCCATTCCCCGAGCAGGGCCTCCGGCGACTCGAGGCCGACGAGTTCGGGATGTTCTGGTCGCTGTCCTTCGCCCTGCGCGCCGACCTCTGGAAGCGCCTCCGCACGGACTTTGGCGCGTTCGACGAGCAGTACACGGGATACGGCGCGGAGGACACCGACTTCGGTCGCCGACTGCTGTACCGGAGGGTCCCGGTGGTGCTGGTGGCGGGCGCCCACGCCTATCACCGGTGGCATCCGGTGTCCGATCCGCCGGTGGAACACCTGGAGGACCTGCTGCGCAACGGCGCACACTACGCCGAGCGCTGGGGGGAGTGGCCTGCTCCGGGCTGGTTCGACCAGTTCGAGCGGATGGGGCTGGTCCGGCGCCTCGGCGACGGGTGGGAGGCCGTCCCCGCACGCCGGAACGCTGAGGACGGCCGCCCCGGAAACGAGGGCTGA
- a CDS encoding siderophore-interacting protein produces the protein MVRVVLGGTGFDTFAPRSETDSYVKLEIPSEDGPVVRTYTVRRVDPAAREIWIDFVVHGDQGVAGPWAQTVTPGTDVAVRGPGGGYRPDPEADFHLLAGDETAVPAISAALESLPSDSVGAVFLEVWDDDDEVALTAPAGVQITWLHRGASSADVGHGVIDGDAPLVTAVREMPWPDGDVQVFVHGEAETVMKHLRPFLRSERGVPAGRASISGYWRRGRTEEGFRTWKRELAESEPDQQPVR, from the coding sequence ATGGTGCGGGTCGTCCTCGGAGGCACGGGATTCGACACCTTCGCCCCCCGTTCCGAGACCGACAGCTACGTCAAGCTCGAGATCCCCTCCGAGGACGGCCCCGTGGTGCGCACCTACACCGTGCGCCGGGTCGACCCGGCGGCGCGGGAGATCTGGATCGACTTCGTCGTCCACGGCGACCAGGGCGTCGCCGGACCCTGGGCTCAGACCGTCACCCCGGGGACCGATGTCGCCGTCCGCGGACCGGGCGGGGGTTACCGGCCCGACCCCGAGGCCGACTTCCACCTCCTCGCCGGGGACGAGACCGCGGTCCCCGCGATCTCCGCCGCCCTGGAGTCCCTGCCGTCGGACTCCGTGGGGGCGGTGTTCCTGGAGGTGTGGGACGACGACGACGAGGTGGCTCTCACCGCTCCGGCGGGTGTGCAGATCACCTGGCTGCACCGCGGCGCCTCCTCGGCCGATGTCGGCCACGGCGTGATCGACGGCGACGCCCCGCTCGTCACCGCGGTGCGGGAGATGCCGTGGCCGGACGGTGACGTCCAGGTGTTCGTGCACGGTGAGGCGGAGACCGTGATGAAGCACCTCCGCCCCTTCCTGCGCTCCGAGCGCGGTGTCCCCGCCGGTCGGGCCTCGATCTCCGGATACTGGCGGCGGGGCCGCACCGAGGAGGGTTTCCGCACCTGGAAACGCGAGCTGGCGGAATCGGAGCCGGATCAGCAACCTGTCAGGTGA
- a CDS encoding rhodanese-like domain-containing protein, whose product MLLERIYDEDLAQAGYFIGCQAKGEAVVVDARRDIRQYLDLAAQHGMTITAVTETHIHADYLSGTRELAEATGARAYVSGEGGDDWQYGFEAERLHHGDRLTLGNITVEAVHTPGHTPEHLSFLITDGAFADTPGYMLTGDFVFSGDLGRPDLLDEAAGGIDTRFEGAKDIFRSLKKSFLTLPDHVQVFPGHGSGSACGKALGALPSTSVGYERRYAWWGAYLERDDEQGFVSELLEGQPDAHAYFGRMKRQNRDGPAVLGPLAPLREYDTAELADALESGQVVVVDTRDQDQVHAGTVPGALNVPGIDKAASFGAWVYDPEREDTPLVVLAEDTEMAETLRDHLLRVGIDTVTGYTTTFEGLPMTTPEMIRPDELGSFDAAMVLDVRNKTEHADGHVPGSEQLSGGRVLWNLDRLPADGPIVTYCQSGVRNSVAASALRRAGYRVVELEGSYAAWSERHLATV is encoded by the coding sequence ATGCTTCTCGAACGCATCTACGACGAGGACCTGGCCCAGGCCGGTTACTTCATCGGCTGCCAGGCCAAGGGCGAGGCCGTCGTGGTCGACGCCCGTCGCGACATCCGCCAGTACCTCGACCTGGCCGCGCAGCACGGGATGACCATCACCGCCGTGACCGAGACCCATATCCACGCCGACTACCTCTCGGGCACCCGCGAGCTGGCCGAGGCCACGGGCGCGCGGGCCTACGTCTCCGGCGAGGGCGGCGACGACTGGCAGTACGGCTTCGAGGCCGAGCGGCTGCACCACGGTGACCGGCTCACGCTGGGCAACATCACCGTCGAGGCGGTGCACACGCCGGGCCACACCCCGGAGCACCTGTCCTTCCTGATCACCGACGGCGCCTTCGCCGATACCCCCGGGTACATGCTGACCGGCGACTTCGTCTTCTCCGGAGACCTCGGCCGACCGGACCTGCTCGACGAGGCGGCCGGCGGGATCGACACCCGTTTCGAAGGCGCCAAGGACATCTTCCGCAGCCTGAAGAAGTCCTTCCTCACACTGCCGGACCACGTCCAGGTCTTCCCCGGCCACGGCTCGGGTAGCGCCTGCGGCAAGGCCCTGGGCGCGCTGCCGTCGACCAGCGTCGGCTACGAACGCCGCTACGCCTGGTGGGGCGCATACCTCGAGCGGGACGACGAACAGGGCTTCGTCTCCGAGCTGCTCGAGGGCCAGCCCGACGCACACGCCTACTTCGGACGCATGAAGCGGCAGAACCGGGACGGCCCGGCCGTGCTCGGCCCGCTGGCCCCGCTACGCGAGTACGACACGGCCGAGCTCGCCGACGCGCTCGAGTCAGGTCAGGTCGTCGTCGTCGACACCCGCGACCAGGACCAGGTCCACGCCGGCACGGTGCCCGGGGCGCTCAACGTCCCCGGCATCGACAAGGCCGCCTCGTTCGGCGCCTGGGTCTACGACCCCGAGCGCGAGGACACGCCCCTGGTGGTCCTGGCCGAGGACACCGAGATGGCCGAGACGCTGCGCGATCACCTGTTGCGGGTCGGCATCGACACGGTCACCGGCTACACGACCACCTTCGAGGGTCTGCCCATGACGACTCCCGAGATGATCCGGCCCGACGAGCTCGGCTCCTTCGACGCCGCGATGGTCCTGGACGTGCGCAACAAGACCGAGCACGCCGACGGTCACGTCCCGGGATCCGAGCAGCTCAGTGGCGGCCGGGTGCTGTGGAACCTCGACCGGCTCCCGGCCGACGGGCCGATCGTGACGTACTGCCAGAGCGGCGTCCGCAACTCGGTCGCGGCCAGTGCGCTGCGCCGCGCCGGCTACCGCGTGGTCGAGCTCGAGGGCAGCTACGCCGCCTGGTCCGAGCGACACCTCGCGACCGTCTGA
- a CDS encoding DUF421 domain-containing protein, translated as MDSTLIWDGWEPVVHSAVMVVCGFIALVLILRVSGPRTMAKMTPLDFIVAVTIGSAFGRTLTATSVPLAQTVLVLALLVGIQWVFAAARAKSRRVRALLDNPPVLLYYQGRIQDRALRSHRLLEEDVHTAARQSGKGSLEQVAAVILQQDGSLGVIGRDDLGDASSLLPYTGRADIHHNEG; from the coding sequence ATGGACTCCACATTGATCTGGGACGGCTGGGAGCCGGTCGTCCACTCCGCTGTCATGGTCGTCTGCGGCTTCATCGCCCTCGTATTGATCCTCCGCGTATCCGGCCCACGGACGATGGCCAAGATGACCCCTCTGGACTTCATCGTCGCCGTGACCATCGGGTCAGCCTTCGGCCGTACGCTCACCGCCACCTCCGTCCCCCTGGCCCAGACGGTGCTCGTGCTGGCCCTCCTGGTGGGGATCCAGTGGGTCTTCGCGGCCGCTCGCGCCAAGTCGAGGCGGGTGCGGGCACTGCTCGACAACCCCCCGGTTCTCCTCTACTACCAGGGGCGGATCCAGGACCGGGCCCTGCGGAGCCACCGCCTCCTCGAGGAGGATGTCCACACCGCCGCCCGGCAATCCGGGAAGGGATCCCTCGAACAGGTGGCCGCGGTGATCCTCCAACAGGACGGCAGTCTGGGGGTGATCGGCCGCGACGACCTCGGCGACGCCTCGAGCCTGCTGCCGTACACCGGACGGGCCGACATACACCACAACGAAGGATAA
- a CDS encoding ABC transporter substrate-binding protein, producing the protein MAFSRATLFTGLVATSALVLAGCTGGSDDDAADGGAESYSIGINQLVQHPALDAATAGFKEAFSDAGVEVEFNEQNANGEQATALTIAQQFAADDLDLTLAVATPAAQAMAQNIINIPLLFTAVTDPVSAELVDSMEAPGANVTGTSDAAPIDEQLELLKEIVPGAERVGIVYASGEVNSQVQVDQAEEAAGPLDLEIVTQTVTTVNEIQQAVEALGDVDAIYVPTDNMVVSGIASLVQVAETKQIPVIAAEEGTVEGGAVATLGIDYTELGRQTGEMALRILRDGEDPATMPVETATEFTYVVNEAAAERQGVTIPEDVLAEAERK; encoded by the coding sequence ATGGCATTCTCACGCGCGACGCTCTTCACCGGACTGGTGGCCACCTCGGCGCTCGTCCTCGCAGGCTGCACCGGCGGTTCCGACGATGACGCCGCCGACGGCGGCGCCGAGTCCTACTCGATCGGCATCAATCAGCTCGTCCAGCACCCCGCGCTCGACGCGGCCACCGCGGGCTTCAAGGAGGCCTTCTCCGACGCCGGCGTCGAGGTGGAGTTCAACGAGCAGAACGCCAACGGCGAGCAGGCCACCGCCCTGACCATCGCCCAGCAGTTCGCCGCGGACGATCTGGACCTCACCCTGGCGGTGGCGACCCCGGCCGCCCAGGCGATGGCCCAGAACATCATCAACATCCCGCTGCTGTTCACCGCGGTCACGGACCCGGTCTCGGCCGAGCTCGTCGACTCGATGGAGGCGCCGGGCGCCAACGTCACCGGCACCTCGGACGCCGCGCCGATCGACGAGCAGCTCGAACTGCTCAAGGAGATCGTCCCCGGCGCCGAGCGCGTCGGCATCGTCTACGCCTCCGGTGAGGTCAACTCGCAGGTCCAGGTGGACCAGGCCGAGGAGGCCGCCGGCCCGCTCGACCTGGAGATCGTCACCCAGACCGTCACCACGGTCAACGAGATCCAGCAGGCCGTCGAGGCGCTCGGCGACGTCGACGCGATCTACGTCCCGACCGACAACATGGTCGTCTCCGGTATCGCCTCTCTCGTCCAGGTCGCCGAGACCAAGCAGATCCCCGTGATCGCCGCGGAGGAGGGCACCGTCGAGGGCGGCGCCGTCGCCACGCTGGGTATCGACTACACCGAGCTGGGTCGCCAGACCGGCGAGATGGCGCTGCGCATCCTGCGCGACGGCGAGGACCCGGCCACCATGCCGGTCGAGACCGCGACCGAGTTCACCTACGTGGTCAACGAGGCCGCCGCCGAGCGTCAGGGCGTCACCATCCCCGAGGACGTCCTCGCCGAGGCCGAGCGCAAGTGA
- a CDS encoding ABC transporter ATP-binding protein, with translation MLTVNDVSKTFFPGTVNERRALHQLSLTLAEGDFVTVIGSNGAGKSTLLNAVSGRLIADGGSIEIDGKNVTRLPDHRRAKYVGRVFQDPLAGTAPNLTIEENLSLAFLRGRRRGLGPGLGKKRRVQFVEQLSMLELGLEDRLTAKVGLLSGGQRQALSLLMAGFTQPRIMLLDEHTAALDPQRAELVTTLTQRIVDTGGLTTLMVTHNMEQAIRLGNRLIMMHEGQIVYEADAATKSSLTVQDLLREFTKIKGATLSDQAFLG, from the coding sequence ATGCTGACCGTCAACGATGTGTCCAAGACCTTCTTCCCGGGCACCGTCAACGAGCGCAGGGCACTCCACCAGCTCAGCCTCACGTTGGCCGAGGGCGACTTCGTCACCGTGATCGGCTCCAACGGCGCCGGGAAGTCAACTCTGCTCAACGCCGTGTCCGGGCGCCTGATCGCCGATGGCGGCAGTATCGAGATCGACGGGAAGAACGTCACCCGGCTACCCGACCACCGGCGCGCGAAGTACGTCGGCCGCGTCTTCCAGGACCCCCTGGCCGGGACCGCGCCCAACCTCACCATCGAGGAGAACCTGTCGCTCGCGTTCCTGCGAGGGCGGCGGCGGGGGCTGGGGCCGGGCCTCGGGAAGAAGCGTCGGGTGCAGTTCGTCGAGCAGCTCTCCATGCTCGAGCTGGGACTCGAGGACCGGCTCACCGCCAAGGTCGGGCTGCTCTCGGGCGGTCAGCGACAGGCGCTCTCACTGCTCATGGCCGGGTTCACCCAACCGCGGATCATGTTGCTCGACGAGCACACCGCGGCGCTCGACCCGCAGCGCGCCGAGCTGGTCACCACGCTCACCCAGCGGATCGTCGACACCGGCGGGCTCACCACGCTCATGGTCACGCACAACATGGAGCAGGCGATCCGGCTGGGCAATCGGCTGATCATGATGCACGAGGGGCAGATCGTCTACGAGGCGGACGCCGCGACAAAGTCCTCACTCACCGTGCAGGATCTGCTGCGCGAGTTCACCAAGATCAAGGGCGCCACCCTCTCGGACCAGGCGTTCCTGGGCTGA
- a CDS encoding GMC family oxidoreductase N-terminal domain-containing protein translates to MRDVIVIGAGGGGPVVAAELAGRGLDVLVLEGGPRQADPENQWSHAENDANNPNNGFLRFGPEDRSKPAWFREWTTNLFTWQLSGVGGTTQHYYGNSPRPMPGVFRGYAGADAAEYDTGHLFPFTYDEFVPYLEWVEATLPVETAAMGTKEALTFRGCESYGLPLQTSRNITRNAFRPQQNAILQPGGTAGTTDRSDLLAYPQATGCTFCGHCFQGCYLPRQAPRNQFAKRSTDNSYVPLGLSADAIRPGGRAFELIADSFVQSIRHEQEGAHTVARGVTWRNNTTGEIFSEDARVVVLAGGATESPRLWFNSGLPNPNDWVGRGHTDHFFDWVVGSFDEYTGNSKGANSSARMDFPGRGGIENVGLGPAIQAFALSLSDSGARGFYNNGRGFTGPWDGPAGRLVGNELKDLMMGGIDNLLNFLVITDDHVEPGNRITPSLFPADENGAPAKIDVSLRHRTRRTLENREFMVHRAAEIMRAAGAKKVYRLDWAPLLLHVHSSMRMGESDQNSVLDANAEARWVKRLFIADNSALANSLGGPNPTLATQALATRTAERIFQMYFGGDSWVDKEAPVVSTDARISARMNAMGL, encoded by the coding sequence ATGCGTGACGTCATCGTCATCGGCGCAGGAGGCGGCGGCCCGGTGGTCGCCGCGGAACTGGCGGGACGCGGGCTGGACGTCCTCGTACTGGAGGGCGGCCCCCGCCAGGCCGATCCGGAGAACCAGTGGTCCCACGCGGAGAACGACGCCAACAACCCGAACAACGGTTTCCTCCGCTTCGGCCCCGAGGACCGCTCAAAGCCGGCGTGGTTCCGCGAATGGACCACCAACCTGTTCACCTGGCAGCTGTCCGGGGTGGGCGGCACCACCCAGCACTACTACGGCAACAGCCCGCGCCCCATGCCCGGCGTCTTCCGCGGCTACGCCGGGGCCGACGCGGCCGAATACGACACCGGCCACCTCTTCCCGTTCACCTACGACGAGTTCGTGCCCTACCTCGAATGGGTCGAGGCCACACTCCCCGTCGAGACCGCCGCGATGGGGACCAAGGAGGCGCTGACCTTCCGGGGTTGCGAGAGCTACGGTCTACCCCTCCAGACTTCCAGGAACATCACTCGGAACGCCTTTCGGCCTCAGCAGAACGCGATCCTCCAACCCGGAGGCACCGCCGGCACGACCGACCGTTCCGACCTGCTCGCCTACCCGCAGGCCACCGGATGCACCTTCTGCGGCCACTGCTTCCAGGGGTGCTACCTGCCCAGGCAGGCGCCGCGGAACCAGTTCGCCAAACGCTCGACCGACAACAGCTACGTCCCGCTCGGCCTGTCCGCCGACGCGATCCGCCCCGGTGGTCGGGCCTTCGAGTTGATCGCGGACAGCTTCGTGCAGTCGATCCGCCACGAGCAGGAGGGCGCACACACGGTGGCCCGGGGGGTGACGTGGCGCAACAACACCACCGGGGAGATCTTCTCCGAGGACGCACGGGTCGTCGTCCTCGCCGGCGGCGCCACCGAGAGCCCGCGACTGTGGTTCAACAGCGGCCTCCCCAATCCCAACGACTGGGTCGGCCGTGGGCACACCGACCACTTCTTCGACTGGGTGGTGGGCAGCTTCGACGAGTACACGGGCAACTCCAAGGGCGCGAACTCCTCAGCACGAATGGACTTCCCCGGTCGCGGCGGAATCGAGAACGTCGGGCTGGGCCCGGCGATCCAGGCATTCGCACTCTCCCTCTCCGACTCGGGCGCCCGTGGCTTCTACAACAACGGCCGCGGATTCACCGGCCCCTGGGACGGACCGGCAGGCCGCCTGGTGGGCAACGAGCTCAAGGACCTGATGATGGGCGGGATCGACAACCTGCTCAACTTCCTGGTCATCACCGACGACCACGTGGAACCGGGCAACCGCATCACCCCGTCGCTCTTTCCCGCCGATGAGAACGGGGCACCGGCAAAGATCGACGTGTCCCTCCGACACCGCACGCGCCGCACTCTCGAAAACCGGGAGTTCATGGTCCACCGCGCGGCCGAGATCATGCGCGCCGCCGGAGCCAAGAAGGTCTACCGACTCGACTGGGCTCCGCTACTGCTGCACGTGCACTCCTCGATGCGGATGGGCGAGTCCGACCAGAACTCGGTGCTCGACGCCAACGCGGAGGCCCGGTGGGTCAAGCGGTTGTTCATCGCCGACAACTCGGCGCTGGCCAACTCGCTCGGCGGACCCAACCCCACCCTGGCGACCCAGGCGCTCGCGACCCGCACGGCGGAGAGGATCTTCCAGATGTACTTCGGCGGGGACTCCTGGGTGGACAAGGAGGCCCCGGTGGTGAGTACTGACGCCAGGATCTCGGCCCGGATGAACGCGATGGGACTCTAG
- a CDS encoding linear amide C-N hydrolase, which yields MCTRTLWSPGEDLVLAGRAMDYGVDVRTNLWAFPRGIDRDNGVDDTLRWTSTYGSVVAAAYDVASTDGINEAGLAGHLLWLAESEYGERDPDRPALSASAWVQYMLDNFATVAEAVDWMRQSRVQIRTSGDPVTGQTVTVHLALDDRSGDSAIIEYIDGEPHIWHDRAYTVMTNSPPFAEQLERLREIEGFGGDRPLPGGTDADERFARAAFYLDRLPAPADRTGAVAELLSVMRNASQPFRMPDPDQPNASTTLWRTITDHVDGVYVFENTGRPNIVWVRLGHLDFSEGAPVRKLDLVADTGLEGGLVGEVTAHFEVSAPMEFLRAS from the coding sequence ATGTGCACGAGAACGCTCTGGTCTCCGGGCGAGGACCTCGTCCTGGCCGGCCGCGCCATGGACTACGGGGTCGATGTGCGGACCAACCTGTGGGCGTTTCCCCGGGGGATCGACCGCGACAACGGGGTCGATGACACGCTGCGCTGGACCTCGACGTACGGCAGCGTCGTGGCCGCCGCCTATGACGTGGCGAGCACGGACGGGATCAACGAGGCGGGCCTGGCCGGGCATCTGCTGTGGCTCGCGGAGTCCGAGTACGGCGAGCGCGATCCGGACCGTCCGGCGTTGAGCGCCTCCGCGTGGGTGCAGTACATGCTGGACAACTTCGCGACCGTCGCCGAGGCCGTGGACTGGATGCGCCAGTCCCGGGTCCAGATCCGGACCTCGGGAGATCCGGTCACCGGCCAGACCGTGACCGTCCACCTGGCGCTCGACGACCGCAGCGGCGACTCGGCGATCATCGAATACATCGACGGCGAACCCCACATCTGGCATGACCGGGCCTACACGGTGATGACCAATTCGCCGCCGTTCGCCGAGCAACTCGAGCGGCTCCGCGAGATCGAGGGCTTCGGCGGTGACCGCCCGCTTCCCGGCGGTACGGACGCCGACGAGCGGTTCGCCCGCGCGGCCTTCTACCTGGACCGACTCCCGGCTCCCGCAGATCGGACGGGGGCCGTCGCGGAGTTGCTGAGCGTGATGCGCAACGCGTCGCAACCGTTCCGCATGCCGGATCCGGACCAGCCGAACGCCTCCACCACCCTGTGGCGGACCATCACCGACCACGTCGACGGTGTGTACGTCTTCGAGAACACCGGGCGACCCAACATCGTGTGGGTCCGGCTCGGGCACCTCGACTTCTCCGAGGGCGCGCCGGTCCGCAAGCTCGACCTCGTGGCCGACACCGGCCTCGAGGGGGGACTGGTCGGGGAGGTCACCGCGCACTTCGAGGTGTCGGCCCCCATGGAGTTCCTCCGCGCGTCCTGA
- a CDS encoding ABC transporter permease, with translation MIGAVELGLIYGVMALGVFLTFRVLNFPDLTVDGSFTTGAATAAMAILAGWNPVLATLAGFVTGFLAGVVTGLLHTKGKIDGLLAGILTMIALWSVNLRIMDGANVPLLRQTTAFTPMREAGILGTEASVAILAAAVALLGLVVVWFLTTNLGLSIRATGDNGPMISSFGVSTDFTKTLTLALSNGLVGMCGALVAQYQGFADISMGVGLILVGLASVILGQAILGQRRLFFAVFAVIVGAVLYRLIIFAALEVGLNPNDMKAITAILVVIALLVPRWRTIGGRFGRTPTTPVAANERALAGTGTAVDTDPESADAAATGSKET, from the coding sequence GTGATCGGGGCCGTCGAGTTAGGCCTCATCTACGGGGTCATGGCACTCGGGGTCTTTCTGACCTTCCGGGTGCTCAACTTCCCGGACCTGACTGTCGACGGCAGCTTCACCACCGGCGCCGCCACCGCGGCGATGGCAATACTCGCCGGCTGGAACCCGGTGCTCGCGACCCTCGCGGGTTTCGTCACCGGGTTCCTCGCCGGAGTGGTCACCGGCCTGTTGCACACCAAGGGCAAGATCGACGGCCTCCTCGCGGGCATCCTCACCATGATCGCGCTGTGGTCGGTCAACCTGCGCATCATGGACGGCGCCAACGTGCCGCTCCTCCGCCAGACCACGGCCTTCACCCCCATGCGCGAGGCCGGGATCCTGGGCACGGAGGCGAGCGTCGCCATTCTGGCCGCGGCCGTGGCGCTGCTCGGCCTCGTCGTCGTCTGGTTCCTCACCACCAACCTCGGCCTGTCCATCCGTGCGACGGGGGACAACGGCCCGATGATCTCCTCGTTCGGCGTCTCCACCGACTTCACCAAGACCCTCACCCTGGCCCTGTCCAACGGGCTGGTGGGGATGTGCGGCGCACTGGTGGCCCAGTACCAGGGCTTCGCGGACATCTCCATGGGCGTCGGGCTCATCCTGGTGGGCCTGGCCTCGGTGATCCTGGGTCAGGCGATCCTCGGCCAGCGCAGGCTCTTCTTCGCCGTGTTCGCCGTGATCGTGGGCGCGGTGCTCTACCGCCTCATCATCTTCGCGGCCCTGGAGGTGGGTCTGAACCCCAACGACATGAAGGCCATCACGGCCATTCTCGTCGTGATCGCGCTACTCGTGCCCAGGTGGAGAACCATAGGCGGGCGGTTCGGCCGCACACCCACCACCCCGGTCGCCGCCAACGAGCGTGCGCTGGCGGGCACCGGGACCGCCGTCGACACCGACCCCGAATCGGCCGACGCCGCCGCGACCGGCTCCAAGGAGACGTGA